The Schistocerca serialis cubense isolate TAMUIC-IGC-003099 chromosome 12, iqSchSeri2.2, whole genome shotgun sequence region CGACAATAGTACCGCGGAACAAAGAAGAATTGTTGAATCGTATGCGTCTGCGAATGAAAGACCCTACTTACAGAGATCGTTCAGTTCAGACATTATAAGTCAAGGCATTGAGCAAACATTTTCGACCACCGTGTTGAACGTCCCGGTTCCACGCACTCGATTTGAAGAAAGTCAGATTGAGATTGATATGTTAAAAGATCCAGTGTCGCATTTTCAGTATGTATTAGCGATTATTTAAAGATACACAAAACTGTTTATCCTAAAGAGTCATCAATAAACTGTTTGAGTTTCTAGTTGGGGCAGTGTTTCTTGATTACGCACCTGAAGTTGAAATTCGTTGGTAGAGTCTTTGGTGTTATTGTGCAGCGTCAATGTACTGTAACTGCAAATTGCATTCTTTGAACATGTCGAAGAGAGGAGAGGAAGCAAGTGGTGATGTTACCGCTAAACTTATCCAATGCACCAATTTTGCAGCGGTGAAACATAAAGACCAGAGAAGGAAAGACCCAGAAAAAACTCCGTATATCAATCATCCTGTCGGTATGAACTGTCATTATGTATTTCTCTCGCATATGTGTTTGTCGGCGTCCATACAGCACTGTTCTTACAGAATCACAAcagcaaaaattaaaaagaaaaaaggaaaaaactaaTGTTTTGAGTTACTTATATTACAGGCTCTGTTGGTCTTATGAAATAGCGTTAACTTTGTCGTAATGAGCCGAAATAATACTCTTGTCCATGAAAAATACAGTGTTCAAAACTAATAGACTCTGGAGAGTTAATTTTATTTGACTGATTATGCGCTATGCATGTTGTTTGTATATTTATTTGTAGAACCGCCAGCGAAATGTAAATCTAGATCAGAAGTAGGTGAATCCACTACGTGGAAAGGCATGACTTCTGCACACAATATGCAGGAAAGGATTTTCAATGTCCTGTAGGGGCAATAACTGCCAAAGTGTTGAAACTGAGGCCACAGTTCGATGATACTGGTTCCCTAAGTATCAGTCCTTGCTAAAACATATACTAGGCCTACTACTGTATAGAGGACCGTATCCACCTCTGTATACATGTACTGCCTTATGAAGAATGTAGTCAACAATCATCAGTTTGGCAGGCCGCAGTCAGTTAATTATGTGTAATAGTGAGACTGTTGCAATGAATTTTCATACCCAACCATTTGAGATTACACATAAATCCATTGTTTTCCCCGAGGACGATCAAGCACAAAGTACCCCGTAACAAAATTCTTTGGCATTTGGCTGCGAGACAAACTGAAATGGATTAGAGATACTGAGTATGTTAGTAGTTAGCTAAGTTTAAGATACTATGGCTTAAGTGTGTTACAGGCATGCACTAGTATGGAAACTGTTAAACATGCTTATATTCAGACACATACCATCCAGCAGTATTCAGTATGATTAAAgttcaaaagaaagccattagaatAACAAATGGAAGTAAAATAATAGTGTAAATCTACTTTGACAGAACTTTGTTTTTGCTGCTAAGCATTTGTATAAAAGAAACCATGTTAATTTAGAAAACAAATGCAGTAGATAATTTGAATGAAATTCATTTCTCAACGAACTTgtagggaaaacacacacacacacacacacacacatttttttatggtttgtattaaccaattacactagcccctctcctcacattcggtctgtggaatcgatttgtcagtatttgatgtggtttacgaaatatatccagcggtaacgttaggtgactcaccctgtatatactaggaAGCAGTAGCAAGTGAAATATGACTGAAAGCAGTTACTCATTGCACCAACCAATTTCAAGCTTATAATATGTTTGTTTGTATGGCCATCTTCctcagcagctgttaacatctgttgtTATAGGTTacctgtcttgagctgactgcaatctaattCAGAAGAATTATACTAGACACtctttgctttgtaaataaaagcatttTTTGTGGTGTTTTGTAAATTGGATGCAAATGTTtgtatatttttttcattgttttaggttaaaaacagcagTTTCTTTACAAAGTTGGCCTGCAAGCCACTTACGGTGTTTACATAATCTGCTCCTTCCCTTCTTGCTAGCCGTGGTTGGTATCGACTGACTTCATTTCATATCTGCACTGTGCAGATTTTGGCATTTTGCATTATTTCCTGCGCTGCACTGTGCCCAGTGATGAATGAATTACATTTGAGAAACTCAATTGTAAATAGTGCAGTGCAGGAAACAGTACATAATGCTGAAACCTGCCAAGTGCAGATATGAAATGAAGCCGGTagacaccaaccactgctagcaagaagggaaggagcagattatgtaaagaaacaccaaatGTACAAACATGTGGATCCAATTTACAGACTACCACAGAGATGATCCAATTTACAGACTACTacaaagatgctttgtaaataaaagcgaaacacatCTGGTATAATTCTTTTGaattagattgcagtcagctcaagacagataacctttAATAACAGAATTTCAAGTTTCTTCAAATGTTATTGTGATTAACATGCTCAAATGCTTTTGAGAAGACATGAacaatgacaatagtttaaattttGTCATTTAAATATACATAGCTGTTGCAATCGTAGACCAgtgacttgctttaaatattcagaaatgtccaCATCACAAAATGAGAAAGACCTAATATCCTATGATAATATCAACAAGTAACAATTAGAGTCAAACTAGTACAAACACCTGTGCATAAGAATCTgtaagaatatgaaatggaatgatgatgtAGCCTTCAGCTGCATGTAAAGCTGGTGTTAGAGATTGGTTTGTTGTCAGAATACTAGGAAATGAGATTGCTTTCAAAATAGTCATTTGATCTATCCTGGAATACTGCTAAAGTGTGTGTGGGACCcaaaccaaataggactaacaggggatattgaagatATACAGAGAAGAGTAGCAATaatggccacagatttgtttgatcaaggggagagtgtctcagagatgctgaagaacctgAACTGGAAAAATCTTGAAGATAGATAGGAAGTGCCCACAAGAAAgtttacttacaaaatttcaagaaccagctttaaatactATATCTAACAATATATTACAGCCCTCTATGTTTCTCTCGTGTAGGGATCATGAGGGCAAGATTAACTACAGAGTGTACAGAGGCATTTGAGCAGTATTCTTCCCCCTGCTCCATATGTGAAGGGGTCAGGAAGAAACCTAataatttgtacaatgcaaaatggtCTCTGCCATGCACTCCATAATAGTTTAcaaagtatggatgtagctgtaaaCAGATAGCTAGTAGAAAACCTCTTCATATGTCTCTTAGTTTGTACATGAAAGCACATTAGAATGTGCACTACAATTGAAGCATTAAAAACTAACATTCCATATTACAGGTGTAGCATACATCTTGACACATGAAGGTAGTGTCACAGATGTGGAGGTCATTATGGCCGCTCTGCTGCATGACACCGTTGAGGATACAGACACATCATTTGAAGAAATTGAGGAGCTGTTTGGACAGAGAGTGACATCTCTTGTGCGGGAAGTCACAGACGACAAAAGCTTACCAAAGGAGGAACGAAAGAGACAGCAGGTAACATAAAGCTAATTATGTTTTGTAGAATGACCGAAGTGCGTTCTTTATAtcctgtgtgtgattttttttatgaCAGAAGGCTGTGAAATACTGAACTCGGTCTtcagaaattgtttcaccgcggaaaacCATAATGCAGTTCCTCCTTTCAGTTGTCACATTAATCCCAAAATGGTGGATATTGAGATAAAGGATTGTGGAATAAAACATTGGGTAAAACTGGTCAGCAGCAGAAAGACAACTGGACCAGATGAGATAACCTGTTCTGCTGAGATAAGCAGAAGAActttctcccc contains the following coding sequences:
- the LOC126428232 gene encoding guanosine-3',5'-bis(diphosphate) 3'-pyrophosphohydrolase MESH1 → MSKRGEEASGDVTAKLIQCTNFAAVKHKDQRRKDPEKTPYINHPVGVAYILTHEGSVTDVEVIMAALLHDTVEDTDTSFEEIEELFGQRVTSLVREVTDDKSLPKEERKRQQVVHAPTSSPGAKLIKLADKLYNLRDLERATPDGWSEKRVHEYFVWSRDVVRGLRGSNAALEAALDKIFRSRGIDL